TTACGAAACAGAACGTCATTTCCCTCTTTGCCTCACCATCACCAAAAACGTCCTATTCTTCTTGGCACTTTCGCCTTGGTCATCCTTCTTTAGCTATTTTGCAATCTCTTGTTTCTAAGTTTTCATTACCATTGTCTTCTTCAGAAAAACAAAACCCTTGTTCTCACTCATTGTTTCCTTAATAAAAGTCATAAACTTCCTTTTTACACAAACACTATTACCTTAACTCACCCTCTCCAATACATCTATACTGACGTTTGGTCATCACCTACACCTCAGCCGATCAATACAAATACTACCTAGTGTTGGTTGATCATTTCACTAGGTACACCTGATGCTATCTGTTGAAGCTGAAATCACAAGTCAAAGAGACATTCATCGCTTTTAAGGTACTGGTGGAAATACATTTTGCCCACAAAATCAGAAACTTATACTCTGATAATGGTGGCGAGTTTGTGGCGCTACGTTCCTATCTCTCTGAGCATGGGATCTCACACTTCACTTCTCCTCCACATACGCCAGAACACAATGGGATTGCGGAAAGAAAACACTGTCACATCGTCGAAACAAGTCTAACTCTGCTTCATCAGTCGCCACTTCCGCTTGAGTACTGGCCGTATGCGTTCGCAGCTGCAGTATATCTCATAAACCGTCTTCCATCTCAAGTTACTGGTGATGTCTTGCCATATGAAAAGCTTTTTGCACAATCACCAAACTACTTGAAGTTAAGGGTCTTTGGGTGCTTGTGTTTCCCTTGGCTTCACCCGTATACAAAGCATAAACTGGAGGATCGATCGTTACCATGTATCTTTCTGGGTTATTCACTCACACAGAGTGCATACTTGTGTCTCCATCGTCCTACTGGCCACTGTACACCTCTCGTCATGTTTGGTTTGTTGAGACTAAGTTTCCGCATGCTTCTCCTCTTCCTTCCCCTGCGCCTAGCCAAGACACATCTCCACCAATCTATTCTCCACCCACATCTGTTCCTCTCACACCGGCCACACTCGTACAACCCTCTTCAATGCCTCCCCCGAGCGGAGCTCTCAACCTGCAACAGTTGTCGCCATCGTCTTCTAATTCTGTTTCGGCATAACAGAATGATGAGGCTATAACAACGCAGGATTCACCGGACACATCATCAAGTAGTTCTCAGCCGTCCACAGCAGGTAACTCTCGAACCTCTCCTCCTATAACTATTGAGAATTCAAACCCACCGAACATCTCATATCCCTCTCCGAACCATCAAACCTAGAGATAAACCCAGTTCCTCAAAACCAGTCTCCCTCTAATGTCCACCCGATGCAAACTCGAGCCAAAAATAAAATCTCTAAACCCAGTAACAAACTCTCTTTCTTAGCCGCTACCTCTTCCCTTAAACCAGTGATACCCACAACAGTAGCTCAAGCTATGCGAGATGAACATTAGCGTCGTTCAATGAGTGATGAGTATAATGCTCAAATCGCGAACCATACCTTTGAGCTAGTTCCTCAAGAACGAAATCAACATGTCATTGATACACGGTGGATTCATACTGTCAAATTTTTGCCTAATGGTTCTGTGGGCAGGTATAAGTCGAGATGGGTGGCGCAAGGATACACACAGGAGTATGGAATTGATTATGCTGAAACTTTCAGTCTGGTTGTCAAGTCTATCACCATACGACTGGTTCTTCATCTCGCGGTTACACAATCATGGCAAATAAATCAGTTGGATGTCAACAATGACTTCCTTTAAGGAACTCTCTCGATGAAGTATACGTCAGTCAACCTCCTAACTCAAGACGTTTCTCTCTCAGATGGGCTGCACCAACTCCACTGTTGACACCTCTGTTTTCATATACATCGACGGCAAACATATCCTCTACGTTCTGATATACGTCGATGATATTATCGTCACTGGAAGCAGTCCTCATCTGGTCTCAGCGTGCATTCACGCTCTCTGTACTCGCTTCTCCTTGAAGTAACCAGTTGACTTGAATTATTTTTTGAGGATTGAGGTCACTCGGACAGTCGGTGGTCTTCATCTGATGCAAAGTCGTTATATCCTTGATCTTCTTGCTAAAATGAATACGCAGGAGGCGACTCAAGTGTCTACTCCGCTTCCTACGACTCCCAAACTTACGCTTAACTCCGGCACGGTGTTGGACAGTCCACGCGAGTTCCGAATGGTCGTCGGCAGCCTCCAATACTTGTCATTCACGAGGCCTGACATTGCGTATGCCATCAATCGTCTCTCCCAGTTCATGCATCGACCAACGGATGAACACTGGAAAGCTGCAAAGCGCATCCTCCGCTATCTCTCCGGTACGTTATCCCATGGCATCTACATCCGACAACACTCTCCTTACACGCTTCATGCGTACTcggatgcggattgggctggagacacAGACCACTTCGTCTCCACCAACGCCTACATTGTCTACATGGGATCTACTCTTATCGCGTGGTCTTCGCGCAAGCAGTCAAGTGTGTCTCGATCTTCTAATGAAGCTGAGTACCGCTCTGTCGCAAACACTGCAGCTGGGCTACGATGGATCTGTTCCCTCCTCTCTGAGTTACGTGTTACGCTCACCAACACTCCTACCATCTACTGCGACAACGTGGACGCAACATATCTCAGCGCAAACCCGGTGTTCCACTCCAAGATGAAGCATCTTGCTCTAGACTTCCATTTCGTCTGTGATAATGTACAGTCTGGAGCACTCCGTGTCACACATGTCTCAACCAAGGATCAGCTCGCTGATGCTCTTACCAAACCTTTATCGAGACCACGATTTCATGAACTTTTATCCAAGATTAGAGTGCTTAAACTCCCTCCATCTTGAGAGGGTgtgtagaatatatatatatatgtattaaggCTATATTAGTCATTATGTAATACCTAGATTAGCATTGTAAATCACTATATATAGTGTTCTCGTATCATCTAATAATAATCAAGCCTTCTATCCTATACTATGTAGCATGATATTTATACAAATTCATATGCTCTTGCGATTATTTATTCACAAAATGATATGTTGATAAATGTATTAGTTGTTTTCGCCGATTAACTTTCTGTACGAAAAGTTGGTCACATGATGATGCTGTAGATTGTCTCTATCTTAGGGGTGCTCTTGACTACGGCGAATATAAGCTAACCCAAGACGTGCTGCTGAGCAAGAGCAAGTAGCGACATATATAGGCTCAAATTCAATATCAGATGCAAAATGGCTTTTGCCGATTGAGTGGCCCGAAATTTTGTGAGGTGGGGTGGGCCTTAGATCCCTGAGATAAGGTCGTAAACTTTGTCTAAGTATTGAGTATCGAACCGTCCAACATCCCTCCATCATATGAGAAAATCTTGGGTCCGTTGTCATATTTTCATAGATTAGTTGTAtgtatttcatttttatgtgtgGAATAAAAGTTAAGATAAGGTTAGAAGGAATATgaatttcttataaaatataaaatgacaaAAGGACCTATCAAAtcagtaaaatatatatacaatttagAAAAAATGTTGAGTGACTTGGTAGACAACGTAGGCAACACGAAACTAAAGAACCAGTTTATTTTCTCAAacctttattaaaaaaatctattattcCACAAGATAAGAATTATGTATTTGACGCcgtaattaaattttaactttataaatacAAGATTTCAACAGGTAATGCAATCCTATAAATCCTACAGATTCGTTTCTGTCGTCATAGAATCATTAATATTTATGATATTCCGGAATTAGCATGTATATTATGATTAATATGCATCTGGTAAACTTACCATTTTACAGTAACTATAAATCTTTACGGTTTCGATAAGAAACAAGATTCGCGTAAAGAAATGTTACAAGTTATAAAGGAGACTCCTTTTGGGGATACATAAGTAACGTAAcgtatcaaatatttatttcgcAGTATTTCTCTAACCTTTTTATTAACATTATGTGACGCCACCGGGGGTTGGTGATTCTTTTGTCTCCTTTAAAgtttatgtatataaaacattaatgaTCGTGCATCAGTGAATCAATGATAGTACTAAATTTAGAAgagcaaaaaataaaataaaaagaaggcGAGCAACGAGGAACACAACATCACTATCAAACATTTCCAGCTCAGTTTCTTCTCTCTATCTTAAATAGCAGACTTCTGAATCATTCTTGATTCTCTTCAGATTCTTTGTACTCTTATACTATAGTTGCTATACCTGACGTCATACGACATGGCCGAAGAGGAACCGAAGAAGGTGACGGAGACCGTTAACAACGTATCAGAACCATCTCCATCACTACCAGATCCAGCGGAGAAAGCTGTTGCTGCGGCAGTTGTTGCTCAACCTCCGCCGGCATCGGTGGAGGAGAAGCTAGAGGACTCCAAGGCTCTAGTTCCCATCGTCGCAAGTAATTTTctcaataaaatttattaataagtttgctgaagaaaagaaaataacgtctgccaaaatatattttctaattatatattGATCATAACGTCGCAAGTAATTTTctcaataaaatttattaataagtttgctgaagaaaagaaaatagcgtctgccaaaatatattttctaattatatattGATCATAACCTATTTTTCAAGATTATCGCAAGGCTAAGAACTAATTACCAAATTTAAGCAAATAAATTACTAACACAAAAGAGTAATATTCAAACTATTTTGTTCGTGGCAGAAGAAGTAGAAGAGGAGAAAAAGGAAGGGTCAATTAATCGAGGTAATTAACGAAATAGATTCATGCTTGTTTTTTATTTGgtcaacaagattggctgaacATTACTAATATAACCTAATGTATACCATCGAGATGGATTAAAACTGAAATGTTTTTGgaatttactaaataatttgttaaggaaataaatattttactaaggAGTTTGGTGGGTTTGCTCCCGTTTAATTAATTTGGTTGAGTATCAAATCAGTGCGTTGGTAATAAAGGTTGTATGTGGATGCGTGTGTCTCTTATTTTCCTACATACTCATACTCTCATTAATGATTGCTTACAATACGTGGGAGTGAAGATGCTGTCCTGGCTAGAGTTGAGACAGAGAAAAGGATGTCACTTATCAAAGCTTGGGAAGAGGCTGAGAAATGCAAAGTGGAGAACAagtaactttttgttatcttaatttctaatttTACATTTCAGTCAAAAAGATTTTACGAATTTTACATTTATCTTTAAATTCTATAACCGGTCTCTCAAACAACCAAATCAGTCGTTAGATTCTTgcaattaaaccaaaatattatcAGTAAGGTCTTTAGAATCTAGTTGTAAGATAAATACATTGTTTGATACAGAGCTGAGAAGAAACTTTCTTCAATTGAGTCATGGGAGAACAACAAAAAAGCAGCTGTAGAAGCTGAACTCAAGAAAATAGAGGTAAATATTACTTTCAGAATATTGTACAGTTGTAGTTTGACATTTTCAAACGTTTATGATTGTGCATGAAACTTGAATTGAGAATAGGAAcaattggagaagaagaaggcagAGTATGTAGAGTTGATGAAGAACAAAATAGCTCAAATTCACAAACAGGCAGAAGAGAAGAGAGCTATGATCGAAGCTAGACGTGGAGAAGAGGTTCTCAAGGCCGAGGAATTAGCTGCCAAATACCGTGCCTCTGGAACTGCTCCAAAAAAGCTATTTGGATTCATGTGATTTTATCATATCGATGGGAAACATGTTTCTGATGTTgctgaaatgttttatttacatttgttttctattttggaAAAGAAACCAACAAGCATTTCATTCATACGTTTCTATGTAGTTTGCTTGATGTGTGGGTCTAATTTGCAACATAGAAATATAtgacataatatatatacagaaaCATCTTATATTGTGGTACGTGCAAatgatatattatgttttaccCGTGTAGATCCTTTAACTATTTCTATTCAAAGGGCTGGAGATAATAGATGGGAGCCAAGGCCTACAACACTGGTTTTCTACTAGCCCAGTTACTTGAGTatagaaaaatttaatttgaagaacagagttaaaaatatttagaagaaAGAAGCATTGTAAaatgtaacaaattttttttggattgaataaaatttaacattcattaaaaaaaaaatcatctaacTGGCTGACCATTtcattgtaaaagaaaaaactagCTGACCATTTATAAAGATACACTAAGAGAATTATTTTAGTtgctcaaaagaaaaaagaattattttaattgtgaaaataatataaaattattttatagtaatgattttacgatattataaaaatttatgtctACGGCACTACCATAAGCTATTTTATGAAGATTTATGTTCTACCGGTTTTCTTTATACCATGATaaagatattttgtaaatactttacccgctgatttcaaaattttcttacatGATATTACCCCTGTTCGTTTTATCAACGCGGCGGCATGCGACTGCGGCTCTAAATTTTCTTCTTTCATAGGGTAATTGTTGGCCGCTGCCGCCACTAGCGGCGTCAGGTATTATATAATGAATCATTTTTGAAAGAAGATTCGAAATCTAAAGTTTCCGATACTGGACTTAAAATTTCGAAAGTTTAAGAAACTGAATTAATTCAATTTAACCATGCTCTAGTCACTAGCCCAAGTACATGGGCTTAAGGCTATAAAATACATATTCACGGCCCATGAGACAGAAGGCCCAAACCTAAAGAAAAAGAGATCTTAGGAACTAGGGTTTTGTCCGGAGAGCTTCATTACTTTCATTTCATCAGTCGCTGCCTCGCCTCTCGCATCTCTTTTACAGCCCTTGCTTCAGCGGAGAGCAGCAGCAACCAGTAGCCATGGCTGAACAGGTTCGATCTCCTCGTTCTCAATTCTCATTTCTACACTCTAAATACAGTTATatctcatcttcctcttcttgtatCTATTGCAGACTGAGAAGGCTTTTCTTAAGCAACCCAAGGTTTTCCTAAGCTCGAAGAAATCTGGGAAAGGAAAGAGACCTGGCAAAGGTGGAAACCGTTTCTGGAAGAACATTGGCTTGAGTTTCAAGACTCCTCGTGACGCCATTGAcggtttgttctttttttttttttaactcctaATAGTTCATTGTAGTGTAACTATGTTTTGTAATGTCACGGTCAGTTAGATTCAGACATGTTTTTGTAATGTGGAACAGGAACTTACATTGATAGGAAATGTCCATTCACTGGAACCGTTTCTATAAGGGGACGTATCTTAGCTGGTACTTGCCACTCTGCCAAGATGCAGCGAACCATCATTGTTCGCAGGAACTATCTCCACTTCGTCAAGAAGTATCAAAGGTACTTTACTACGAGTGTGAAAACCTCTGTTCTTGATAGAGAGCCTATAAGGATTTTAATATCTCCTTACATTTTGATCAGGTATGAGAAGAGACACTCCAACATCCCTGCCCACGTCTCACCCTGCTTCCGTGTCAAAGAAGGTGATCATGTCATCATTGGCCAGTGCAGGCCGTTGTCAAAGACGGTGAGGTTCAATGTGCTGAAGGTGATCCCGGCAGGCGCATCTGCCTTTGCAAAGAAGGCATTCACTGGAATGTAAGAGCTTTGAAGTTATGGAGATTTAACTTTGCTTGTTTTGATGTTGGAATGTTTTGTTTGGTGATCTCCTTTTGTTGTAGTCCCATAGACTTAATAGACCTACTTTGGTTATTTGAAATTTACTACATTCATCTGTTTTATCTTTGGTATCTCTAGAAATCATCTACTTTTGTCTACTTGGGTGATACTATAGTAAAATATGGTTAGTTTActtaaggtatatatatatgtattcttAGTGTAGAAAAATAAGgcgataaaaaataaaaataaaaatgaggcCACAAATGCATTAGGATTATTAAACAACTTTATGTATGCAGTTAGCCTTGTGCAATAAATCAACCAGGTTGTTTATGCTAGTGTTACCCAGAGCCGTGCTTACAGTATTAGTAAAAAGGCATTGGCCTCAGGCCTCAcataatttatcaaaatttggGGCCCCAAATCTCCAAAATTTCTCTTGGTTTTATAGTTCaaacattaatttatttatgtttcttaTCTGATTTCAAAACGAAATATCAACAAGAAAATATGCTTTTCTTTCCttcattttatatgtttaattttgtCTATTCAAGTTTAAAGACCACAGCTATccttttttatcaaatttgtttCCACACAACCTTCTTACACTcacattttataattattttgtcaCATTTAGTGGTGTGAACATTGGTTAACATGATGTAGTTTCATTTTTATaagatatatgaaaatatatattttttagtatttttattaaatgagtattgtttttttttttttaatttgttaaagtagttggaaatatatatatatatgattctgcACAAAAACTCACAAATCAAAATTCTTTAAAcactatcatttttattttagacattttattattttatatcatttaaaataatatctactattataaaaatatataattatatatataaatatagttaaattaaaatttgccTTAGGCCCCTAAAAAGGCAGGCACTGCACTGGTGTTACCACTTCAATTCAAAACTATAGGACATGGTGTTCATTGTTCAAAAATGTTGGAAGATTAAAGAAGTTAATTTTGCTAAGCATTAACACAAgcatgatttttgttttgttttggtttattcCAAATACTAGAAAACTAAGTTCGAATGGAATAGTATTAGGATAGCATACCTGTGTAGGATACCCTCCACTTGGTTTAAGACATCCCATGTGTGCGTGTACGTGTGTGATGATAAAGTATTACAGATTATCTCCAAAGCTCATATTACTAGAGTTTATCATATAAACAAGTTATAGAGCATGACCGATTATTTCCACAGCTCATATTCTAGACTTAATCATATAAACAAGTTGTTTCAAAACAACACTCGAATCTCTTATACCAAGTTTAGCATAAACTTTGTAATTGCTAGTTCGACTGTTTCAgaaaaatcatatatgttttccGTTTTGGCATTGCTTATTTCAGTATCCACATCTGTTGTTTGTTCCATTGTCACGGTTCATAGTTTAATAGCAAATAACAGTCTCGTGATTATAGATTCTAGATAGATAGATCATAGATTCCACCTATCGAAAATGTATCACGGGTCAAAATTCGTAAGGCGCATTGATATACTATATGGTAGACGAAGGcagtataaatttattatatatctgCCAACTTTGCAAGTAGCAGCTCTTTTGGTTTTGACGACTCACTGGTATGTACGATTGTACTCCCaatcaaacattaaaaaaaatatttctttaacaTGACTACACGAGTCTATCGTATAAAGAATATGAAAACGTATGCCTCAAACACTCAAATTTTCTGGTtataaacaacaaaaaagactagatattacatttaaaacatagaagaaAGTAAAAAtcctttataattaaaaacaagaCAGGTCGAACGCTCTCGCAACTGCAGCAAAAATCAATCTCATGAAGAAGCATCATAAATTCATGAGAAAAAAGATAGTAatgataaattaaaaaagaataataatactATGGCTTTCTTTTGCCCACGTAAACCTGCAAAACTCCATCAGATCCCCCAGCCACTAGCGTACACTGGTCCACACCGGATTGCCTCCAGCAAACGCTACTCACGAACCGCTTATCCGAAGCAGAAGTCAAACCAACCGGTTCAAACCCGTCTACCCAAACCGGCTTCCTCCACCTCCTATCGTACACGAACACCCTGTTGTTCTCCGATCCGCAACCAAACAGCGCGCCGTTTCTCCACACAGACAACCCCACGAAGTTCCGGTTATTCACATGCCCCTCGTAAGTGCGAATCACGCGCCCGTCC
This genomic stretch from Brassica napus cultivar Da-Ae chromosome C9, Da-Ae, whole genome shotgun sequence harbors:
- the LOC106403075 gene encoding remorin 1.4-like isoform X1, producing the protein MAEEEPKKVTETVNNVSEPSPSLPDPAEKAVAAAVVAQPPPASVEEKLEDSKALVPIVAKEVEEEKKEGSINRDAVLARVETEKRMSLIKAWEEAEKCKVENKAEKKLSSIESWENNKKAAVEAELKKIEEQLEKKKAEYVELMKNKIAQIHKQAEEKRAMIEARRGEEVLKAEELAAKYRASGTAPKKLFGFM
- the LOC106403075 gene encoding remorin 1.4-like isoform X2, translated to MAEEEPKKVTETVNNVSEPSPSLPDPAEKAVAAAVVAQPPPASVEEKLEDSKALVPIVAKVEEEKKEGSINRDAVLARVETEKRMSLIKAWEEAEKCKVENKAEKKLSSIESWENNKKAAVEAELKKIEEQLEKKKAEYVELMKNKIAQIHKQAEEKRAMIEARRGEEVLKAEELAAKYRASGTAPKKLFGFM
- the LOC106402758 gene encoding 40S ribosomal protein S11-3-like, whose protein sequence is MAEQTEKAFLKQPKVFLSSKKSGKGKRPGKGGNRFWKNIGLSFKTPRDAIDGTYIDRKCPFTGTVSIRGRILAGTCHSAKMQRTIIVRRNYLHFVKKYQRYEKRHSNIPAHVSPCFRVKEGDHVIIGQCRPLSKTVRFNVLKVIPAGASAFAKKAFTGM